In Streptomyces sp. ML-6, the genomic stretch AGGCACCCGGGCCAAGCTGAAGCGCCTAGTCAAACTCGGCATCCTCACCGAAGCCGACACCGGCTGGTTTGCCCGGCAGCAGTAGCCGGCCCCGCGGCCAGCACCCCTACCCCAAGCCTCACTTCGAAACGGACATCAACTCACGAACCGCCCACTTAAAGGCCCTGGTCAGCGACCAGGGCCTTGTTTGTTGCCTGGACCGGGCGCCTGCCGACGTTTCTCGGCGTCGCCGTGCCCGTCCCTCACCGTTGAATCCCTAGATCACTTCACATCATTCCGGGAGAACCCATGACCGTGAGCAAGAACATCAACAACCCCGTGGGCATGGGCGGCGGCCAGCGCAAGAGGCTGTCCCGCGCCGAACGGCAGAACAACGGTCCGCATCGCAACCTCGACCGCCAGGGTGCCGCCGACCGGAAGGCGGAGCTGGTGCGCAAGATGCGCGAGAAGGCCGACGCGGCCGAGGGCGCCGGACAGACGGGCGACGGCATCGCACAGAGCTGACGCACCGCCGCCGCAGGTCGGCACGCAGGGGGCAGGGCCAGAACCACGACGCGCGGTCCTGGCCCTGCTGCCGTACCGGGGCCCTGCCGCCGTACCGGGCGCGGCCGGTCCTGCTCAGCTTTTCGGCCAGCCATCCGCGTCTCAGCCGAGCGCCCGGTGCGTACCCCTACATGCCGGTCAGGAGTTACATGCCGGTCAGGAGTTCAGTTCAAGTGCGCCCGGAGGCCGCGGGTCATCCGGGGCTGGTACAGCTTCGACCTGGAGGTCGAGACCTACGACAAGCTGCGCAGCACGGAACGCTCGGCACCTGGGCATCTGGGCCCCTGTTGCTCTCGATGGTGCCGCCCAACCTCGAACTCTGGTCCCCAGCAATCCGATTCCGTCGTGCTCGCCTGCCAGGGATATGGGGCCTGCTTGCACGGCCGCGACTCGGTAGCCGGCCGTGCAAGCAGGCCGCGATCAGTCTCCCGGAGAAGCGACAGCTCTCGGTGAAGTCCATGCGCGGCATGTTCGACATGGCACGCAGCATTCTCCTGCCCGGCAGCGACGTGCCCGAGGCAAATGAATACCTGTGTCGGCGGCCTCAGACTTTAACGGCCCTTACCGGGAGAGTTCCTGCCGCAGCGCACACGGGAAATAAATGTGACACGCACAATCCGCTGCGGCGTGCTACTGTCGGACTCGGTTGCAGTTTTGGTACCCAAAAACTCAAGCGCCTCCGGTCGGCCTTCAGGCCACAGGGCAGCGCTTTGCATTTCCGGTCACTTTCCGGGCGGGGCATCATCGCGGCGACACGGTTTCCGCACAGTGCGGATCCCGATGTACTGCCCAGAGGAGATATGACATGGCTACTGGCACTGTGAAGTGGTTCAACGCGGAAAAGGGTTTCGGCTTCATCGAGCAGGACGGTGGCGGTCCTGACGTGTTTGCCCACTTCTCGAACATCGCCGCCCAGGGCTTCCGCGAGCTGCAGGAAGGCCAGAAGGTCAGCTTCGACATCGCGCAGGGCCAGAAGGGCCCGACGGCCGAGAACATCGTTTCCGCCTGACGCTGACGCACATTTCGTAGCTGGGGCCCGCATCCCTCGGGGTGCGGGCCCCAGCTGCACGCGTTTCCGCAGCACACTATTGAGGAACGCACCCCCCTCGGAGACGCGCCCGGCGATGCGCCGGATTCGTTTTCGCACGCCATCCTCCTTTTTTGCTTACGTCGACACGGATTTCCCGTGGACCACGTTCGCATTCCATTCGGTCCGTGCCTGTGATTCCCCTGCACTGCTCTTACGCTGCGGAATTCCTTGATACGTGCCGCATCAAGGAAGGTTCTGCATGAACCCCACCCGCACGAAAAGCCGTTTCTCCCGTGCCCGCCGCAACGGCGGCCTCGGGTACGACTCCACTGCTGGTTCGATTCGGGGCAGTCGCTTCGATTCGGCCACCCCGAACCGTTCGGCAGGTCCGAACCGTTCGGGTGGCCGGCGGCCCGCCGCGCTGCAGGGAGAGTTCGCCCTGCCGGAGACGACCACTCCGGCGCTGCCCGCAGTCGACGTGTTCAGCGACCTCGACATGCCGAGGAGCCTGCTGTCCACCCTCACCGCGCAGGGCGTGACCATGCCGTTTCCGATCCAGGGCGCGACGCTGCCGAACTCTCTGGCGGGTCGCGACGTCCTGGGCCGCGGCCGGACCGGCTCCGGCAAGACCCTCGCCTTCGGCCTGGCCCTGCTGGCCCGCACCGCCGGGCAGCGCGCCGAGCCCCGTCAGCCGCTGGCCCTGGTTCTGGTTCCCACCCGGGAGCTCGCTCAGCAGGTCACCGATGCCCTCACCCCTTACGCCCGCGCTGTGAAGCTGCGCCTGGCCACCGTCGTCGGCGGGATGTCGATCAGCCGGCAGGCGACTGCGCTGCGGGGCGGCGCCGAAGTCGTCGTGGCCACCCCCGGTCGCCTCAAGGACCTCATCGACCGTGGCGACTGCCGACTGAACCAGGTCGCGATCACCGTCCTGGACGAGGCCGACCAGATGGCCGACATGGGCTTCATGCCGCAGGTCACCGCGCTCCTGAACCAGGTCCGCCCCGAGGGCCAGCGCATGCTGTTCTCCGCGACCCTGGACCGTAACGTCGACCTTCTGGTCCGTCGCTACCTCGCCGACCCCGTCGTCCACTCCGTGGATCCCTCCCAGGGTGCGGTCACCACGATGGAACATCACATCCTGCACGTGCACGGTGCCGACAAGCACAGGTTGACGACGGAGATCGCGGCGCGCGACGGCCGGGTGATCATGTTCCTGGACACCAAGCACGCCGTTGACCGCCTCACCCAGGACCTCCTCGCCAGCGGTGTCCGGGCAGCCGCCCTGCACGGAGGTAAGTCACAGCCGCAGCGCACCCGCACTCTCGCCCAGTTCAAGGCAGGGCACGTGACCGTCCTGGTCGCGACGAACGTCGCGGCACGCGGCATCCACGTCGACCATCTCGACCTCGTCGTGAACGTGGACCCGCCGACCGACCACAAGGACTACCTCCACCGCGGCGGCCGTACCGCGCGGGCCGGCGAGTCCGGCAGTGTCGTCACCCTGGTCACCAACAACCAGCGCCGCGATATGACGCGCCTCATGGCGGCCGCCGGCATCGTGCCCCGGGCCACCCAGGTCCGCTCCGGCGAGGAGGCACTCCGCCGGATCACCGGCGCCCGGACCCCCTCCGGCATCCCCGTGACGATCACCGCGCCGACACCCGAGCAACGCAAGCGCGGCACGGCCTCCCGCGGTCGACGCAGCCCCGCTGCGGCTGCCCGGCGTGCGACCGGGCGGAAGTCTGCCTTCGACGCGGCGGCCTGAACACCGCGTGATCCGGAAGCTGACCCATCTCTGCAGGAGGTACGTTGTGACACTGATCCAGCTGCAGCCCCCTCGTCGAACGCCGCCTCCGTGTCCAAGGCGGCGTTCGACACCATGAACACGGCCGGGCCGCAGGTCTGCGACGACATGACCGTCGAGGTGGCCCTGTCCGTCATGGCCAGCGACAGGACCGGACACCTGAGGGTCTGCGACAACGACGGACTGTGCACCGGACTGGTCACCCAGGCCCAGCTCACCACCGTCCGCGACAGCCCCGCCTACACGGACCGGCTCCAGCTGCGCGACATCCTCGGCGACCGCGGGCCGCACACCTCGCCCGCCACCATGGTGGCCGAGCACGCCACGCACCACCGTCGGCCCGCTACCCCGTCCGCCGTGGACGAGCAGGTCGGCGCGTCGGGCGTCCCCGCCCTGGCCCTCTGAACCGACTCACCCGGCGGAACAACTTCCTTCCCTTCTCCGTGATCCCTGTGAGGCATCGTGCGCTGTGTCATCGCCCGCTTCCCGTTCGAACTCACCAGGAACGGCGTCCTGGACTCCATGAAGGACATCAAGCCCGAGGAGGTCGTCGGCGAGTCCGTGATCATCGACCGCCGCACCTACCCGGTCAAGCAGGTGGGCCAGGCCATCACCCGCCAGGATCGCCGCGACTTCAGTGCCGACGAAGTCGTCCGGGCCATGACCAAGCTCGGCTTCACCTGCCACGGCCTCCCCCAGGCCACCGCGCCCACCCGCGCCCTCAGCCCGCACCAGCGCGCCTCCGCGATGCTCGGCGTCCCGGCGGGCCCTCCGACCGCCTGATCGTTCGGCTGAGGGGAAACGTACGCTGACAACCGAACGGCCAAGAGGGCCCGACCGGCACACGCCGGTCGGGCCCTCTCCCGTACCAGTGAGTTCCTCTGCGCGGCGCGAGGTCAGTGATCGGAGTAGCTGAAGTCGCCCACGGTCCAGGCACTGACCTCCGCGATCGAGACGCGGTACATCCCACCCGTCTCCGGGATCCCCACCGCGCCCTGGAGGATCCGCGCCATATGGAAGTGCAGATACGCGGGCGGCCCCTCCCCCCGCGTCATCGCGGTGAACATGGCGGAGAACTCGCTCAGGCGGGACGAGTCGGTCAGGACCTCCGCCACCCGCTGCCGCCACACGGCTTCGGGCGCCAACCGGCCGGTGATGACAGCACCACCGGTAACCACGGTCAGGGACATCTGATTGCTGTGCCCGGACTCCACCAGCGCGGCGACGTCAACGAGCAGCTCGTCAGGCTTCGACATGAAAGCCGATCCTATTCACGAGTCGTCCCGTCCCCCGACCGTTCGTGCTGCCGAGCAAGACGGACAGTCGCTGTCTTCCCCCAAGAGACCCGGCAGGTGACCGCGGCCACTCTGGCGAGCCGGTTGACCACGGGCTGGCCGATGCCTCTGGCAGGGCCAATTATCTCCTCACAAGACACGCAAAAATCTCTGTTGGCCGGAGTAGACATTGAGTGGTGGCGTGGTTATGGTTTCTCTCGTACCCAGAGAGACAGCAGGGCCTGGCAGAGAAGAACTGCCGGCAGTGCATGTAGTTCGCAGGACGGTGCGGCAGTGGAGTTTCGAAGCCAGGGTTGTTGCAGGACGGCGACGGGACTGACAGCCGGACCGGGTGGCCCGCAGCGAGGGGCCGCCGGAGCGGGGCCACTGTCATGGACGGTGCGGTCCCGCGAGTGCAGTTCGCAGTACCCCGCAGTGAAGTGACTGAGCGGTACCTCGGTGAAGGCGTCGGCTGCGGACGTGCGCACCGGGAAGTTCGGCAGTGGGGTCCCAAGCCAGAGCAGACGCAGGAAGGGCAACGGAGCCGGCTGCCGGAGGGCGGCGCTGCCACCGGCTGCTGAGCAGTTCGCGTCAGCAGCCGTACGCAGTGCCCCATGGTAGGTAGTCACCGAGGGAAGAACGGAGGAGCCAGCGCCATCAGGATCGCCCGGGCCGGAGCAATGAGCCCGGGTACCGCAGGACATCGATAGTGAGGTGGTCCCCGGTCAAGCAACCGCGATCCCCGCAATCCCGACAGCAGCCAGGTCGGGTCCGCGGCCCCAGAATGCCGGTGCAGTAGCAGTATCAGGACCGGCAGGTGGTGTAGTAGTTCCTTCGGGGCCCTGGTGCCGTACGGCATCAGGGCCCCTCCATGCGTTCCACAAGAGAGGTGCAAGTGACAGCAGACGACTCGTACGGCCGACTTGACGACGACGACTACCCCGCCTACACGATGGGCCGGGCCGCCGAGATGCTCGGCACGACCCAGGGCTTCCTCCGCGCCATCGGCGAAGCCCGTCTGATCACCCCCCTGCGCTCGGAGGGCGGACACCGCCGCTACTCCCGCTATCAACTGCGCATCGCCGCCCGCGCCCGCGAACTGGTCGACCAGGGCACGTCCATCGAGTCCGCCTGTCGCATCGTCGTCCTGGAAGACCAGCTCGAAGAGGCGCAACGCATCAACGCCGAGTACCGCCGCGCCGCCGAAGCGGCAAAGCCGCCGACCGAGGACTGAGGCGGTGCGCCCGCCGGACACCGGCGGACCGGAAGGTACGAGACATGGCTACGGGAACTGTGAAGCGGTCCACCGCGGGGAAGGACTTCGGCTTCATCGCTCAGGACCGTAGTGGCCCGGATGTCTTCGCCCACTACTCGGCGATCAACCCTTCGGACTGCCGTGAGGCCCAGAAGGCCCAGGTCATGACGTTCGACGTCACCCAGGGCCAGAAAGGCCACAGGCGGGGAACATCAACCCGGCCTGACCTCCCCGCCCCTGCGGCCTACGGCGACCCCCGGATCGACCCGGTCCAGGGGTCGCTCACGGCATCAGCGGGGTTTGGAGGTAGGCGCGTGGGGTGCCGACCAGGAAACGGCGGCACTGGCACGGGCTTCTCCTCCTCCCCTGGCACCGCCGCGTGCCACAACGTGCCAGTAGCGGCGGTGAACAGCGGGCAACAAGGGATCCGCCGAGGCGGCCAGAACAGTACCTTCATTGAACGTTCTCGCAGTTCAGCAGCCCTGCGAGCCATCGAGTGCCGGGTGATTCCCAAGCTCAGAGCGCGAGTTCGATTCTCGTCACCCGCTCCACGATGAAGGCCCTGGTCGGAGACCAGGGCCTTCATCATTGTCTAGACCTTTCCAGCCATCACGCACCACCTGCGCACCATCCGCGCCCGCAATCACCTCGCGCGATGTCCGAGGTGATGTGTCAGGAGGTCCGCGAAGCGCGGCAAGCCGGCTTTCGCGAGTCGGGCGACGGCATCGGCAATCGTCACTGGCGGGTTTCGCTTCTCTCGGGCAAGCCTGACCACTGTCTCCACCACCTCATGCGGCAACTCGTCATACAGCCCGCACAAGTAGGAATCCGGGTCGATCACCCGCACTCCGCGCTCAGCCAAGTCACCGGCGGGGAAATCGGCGAGATTCCACGTGATCAGCGCGTCCGCCCCTGCAGCCACCGCTGCCGCCGCATGATGCCGATCGTCGGGGTCATCGCCCGGCATCTCATCGACAAGGTGCGCATAGGCCACCGCCGGGATCTCGCAGTCGGCGAAGAAGCGTCGAACGGCCTGGGCGACTGCGGCAGCGGACTCCGCCGAACGTCTTCCCTCCCGGACGATGACCCGCTCCCACTCCGCGAGCAGCCGCTCGGACCACACGATGTCGTGGACCGAGTCCTCGGTGAGGGCCAGCATCACGTCCATCACCGAAAACGGAAACAAGACGTTCGTGCCCACAAAGACCCGCGCCGCCACGCTCCCCTCTTCCTGCTTCACTGCTGCCGGTGACGCCCACATCAATCGGGCAGGCCGGTGTCCGCCAAGACTTCGGCGATCTGGCGCCGCCCCTCCCTGCGGCGCTCACGCCGCTGCTGGAATGCCAGCACGTCCGCAAGGCGAACCACACGGTGGCTGCTACCGGGAAGATTCGTCGAGGGGATGTCGCCGGCGTCGAGCAGGCGGGCGATGAACGGTCGGGACAGGCCCAGAAGCTCAGCGGCCTCAGCAGGCGACAGCTGCGCCTCGGACGCCAGGACCGTCACCGCGTGCCCGCGGGACAGCTCACTGGCCGAGGCCAGGAGAAGACGGACCAGCTCCCTCGGCAATGCCAGTTCGCCACCATCCTGGGTGCGCACCAGAACCTCGACCGACTCCGGCGCCATCCTGGCAGTCGCGGCGAGCGCGCACTGGTGAGAGGGATCCGGTTCGACCTTCTCAGCACGGGCGAGAACACTGGAACGAGCCATGGCCGCCTCCAATCACTGACCCGGCGAGACTCCATCTGAAATAACTGTAACCATGGGGCCTTGTGCGGGCAACCATGGAGGAGAGGTATCTCGACCGCCCCGAGCGACACCCTTGCAAGCGGCCGTCTCCCGCGACACCGTCCTGGAGACCGTGCCACAACGTGCCGGTAGGGGCGGTGAACAGCGGGCAACAAGGGGGCGGGACGGGGCAGCGAGAACGGGGCCCAGGGCCGGGCATCCGAGCAGGTCAGAAGCCATATGTAGGGCCGAGTGCCGGGTGATTCCCAAGCTCGGAGCGCGAGTTCGATTCTCATCACCCGCTCTTGACGGAGCCCAGGCCAGCGACCTGAGCTCTCTCCGTTGTCTAGCCCCCCCCTAAGCGTCACGCACCACCTCTGCACCACCTGACCCTTTCTGCCGCTGCCCCCGTGCCCTTCCCGGACCGCTCGCACCATCCGGTCCAGACCGACGCTCGCCCCGCGAGCAGCCGGAATACCGCACAGCGACATCCCGCATACTTCAGTATGCTTGACTTATGTCCTCAACGACCCGCATCACCGTCACGCTTCCCAGCGACCAGGTGGCGGAGCTTCGCAAGCTCACGGACAACATCTCCGGCTACGTGGCGGAAGCCGTGGCCCGCCAGATCCGGCACCAGCTTCTGGGCGACGACCTTCGTCGGCATGAAGAAGAGCACGGAGGCTTCAGCGACGAGGAACTCGCCGACGCCCGTTCGAAGATCTTCGGTGCCGCCGGCTCCTCCAAGGACGCGGATGCCGCGTGAGCGAGCGCATCGAGACCGTCGTCCTGGACTCGGAAGGACTCTCCGCCTGGATCACGCAGGACCGCAGGCTCCTCGCGATGTTGCAGGTCTTCCACGACATGGGAGCCGACCTGGTGATCGGGGCGAACACCATCGTGGAAGTAACCCACTCCCGTACCAACATGCCTCGCCTGAACTGGGCCCTGTCCCGCATCAAGGTGGAGCCGGTCACCGAGCAGACGGCGAAAGCGGCGGCTGAGCTCCTCAAGGGCACCGGACTGCACGGGCACAAGTACGCCATTGACGCCACGGTCGCCGAGGTCGCGCTCCGCCAGCCGAAACCCGTTGCCCTGCT encodes the following:
- a CDS encoding SCO5918 family protein — its product is MRCVIARFPFELTRNGVLDSMKDIKPEEVVGESVIIDRRTYPVKQVGQAITRQDRRDFSADEVVRAMTKLGFTCHGLPQATAPTRALSPHQRASAMLGVPAGPPTA
- a CDS encoding type II toxin-antitoxin system CcdA family antitoxin, whose product is MSSTTRITVTLPSDQVAELRKLTDNISGYVAEAVARQIRHQLLGDDLRRHEEEHGGFSDEELADARSKIFGAAGSSKDADAA
- a CDS encoding DNA-binding protein, which encodes MSERIETVVLDSEGLSAWITQDRRLLAMLQVFHDMGADLVIGANTIVEVTHSRTNMPRLNWALSRIKVEPVTEQTAKAAAELLKGTGLHGHKYAIDATVAEVALRQPKPVALLTSDSDDMTKLCGSQVRIVPL
- a CDS encoding DEAD/DEAH box helicase; translation: MNPTRTKSRFSRARRNGGLGYDSTAGSIRGSRFDSATPNRSAGPNRSGGRRPAALQGEFALPETTTPALPAVDVFSDLDMPRSLLSTLTAQGVTMPFPIQGATLPNSLAGRDVLGRGRTGSGKTLAFGLALLARTAGQRAEPRQPLALVLVPTRELAQQVTDALTPYARAVKLRLATVVGGMSISRQATALRGGAEVVVATPGRLKDLIDRGDCRLNQVAITVLDEADQMADMGFMPQVTALLNQVRPEGQRMLFSATLDRNVDLLVRRYLADPVVHSVDPSQGAVTTMEHHILHVHGADKHRLTTEIAARDGRVIMFLDTKHAVDRLTQDLLASGVRAAALHGGKSQPQRTRTLAQFKAGHVTVLVATNVAARGIHVDHLDLVVNVDPPTDHKDYLHRGGRTARAGESGSVVTLVTNNQRRDMTRLMAAAGIVPRATQVRSGEEALRRITGARTPSGIPVTITAPTPEQRKRGTASRGRRSPAAAARRATGRKSAFDAAA
- a CDS encoding helix-turn-helix domain-containing protein, which encodes MARSSVLARAEKVEPDPSHQCALAATARMAPESVEVLVRTQDGGELALPRELVRLLLASASELSRGHAVTVLASEAQLSPAEAAELLGLSRPFIARLLDAGDIPSTNLPGSSHRVVRLADVLAFQQRRERRREGRRQIAEVLADTGLPD
- a CDS encoding cold-shock protein codes for the protein MATGTVKWFNAEKGFGFIEQDGGGPDVFAHFSNIAAQGFRELQEGQKVSFDIAQGQKGPTAENIVSA
- a CDS encoding DUF6243 family protein, coding for MTVSKNINNPVGMGGGQRKRLSRAERQNNGPHRNLDRQGAADRKAELVRKMREKADAAEGAGQTGDGIAQS
- a CDS encoding MerR family transcriptional regulator: MTADDSYGRLDDDDYPAYTMGRAAEMLGTTQGFLRAIGEARLITPLRSEGGHRRYSRYQLRIAARARELVDQGTSIESACRIVVLEDQLEEAQRINAEYRRAAEAAKPPTED
- a CDS encoding PIN domain-containing protein is translated as MKQEEGSVAARVFVGTNVLFPFSVMDVMLALTEDSVHDIVWSERLLAEWERVIVREGRRSAESAAAVAQAVRRFFADCEIPAVAYAHLVDEMPGDDPDDRHHAAAAVAAGADALITWNLADFPAGDLAERGVRVIDPDSYLCGLYDELPHEVVETVVRLAREKRNPPVTIADAVARLAKAGLPRFADLLTHHLGHRAR